One stretch of Oncorhynchus tshawytscha isolate Ot180627B linkage group LG21, Otsh_v2.0, whole genome shotgun sequence DNA includes these proteins:
- the LOC112220774 gene encoding uncharacterized protein LOC112220774: MEALFGLLVMLAAVSRGMETPCDATLDGARCYGTLGGTVFLQLIHVVSGVHDISLKTESNDAAKIILKIRNKHPKIVKIHKSIETRAHFFINNGTFRIDNTERNDSAEYRLDTFNADGKTLGNRKLQLFIEAPVSSPQLSSQCLTHGEMRVSCSSEGDGPQYSWTLDGHTHRDTEASPGDKTNTITLKRGQSGDLTCTVKNNINSVTVSKIISPCEGLMYVNCTSNGTKISEWVIATGNTLCIELTTVAHTTVTNAFTSKTEATKEIIGMVAASLAGVVLVLVMVLAVYCVQKKKKPPKTSVHVDSQDVEYANVRTLKKQMRLQERNVEYGQVKITGAPQQPLEVFGQNKTLEGPRWKVGTPEEGDCVYARVRKGQ; this comes from the exons ATGGAGGCTCTGTTTGGACTGTTGGTGATGTTAGCAGCAGTGTCTCGTG GCATGGAGACCCCCTGTGATGCTACACTGGATGGAGCTCGGTGTTATGGAACTCTGGGAGGAACTGTCTTTCTCCAGCTGATACACGTTGTCAGTGGAGTACATGACATATCATTAAAAACCGAATCCAATGATGCTGCTAAAATTATACTCAAAATTAGAAACAAACACCCCAAAATAGTGAAAATCCACAAATCCATTGAAACCAGAGCACACTTCTTTATCAACAACGGGACGTTTAGGATAGATAACACAGAAAGGAATGATTCTGCTGAATATAGACTAGACACATTTAATGCAGATGGGAAAACATTAGGGAACAGGAAACTTCAACTGTTTATTGAAG CCCCAGTGTCCTCTCCTCAGCTGTCCTCTCAGTGTCTGACCCATGGAGAGATGAGGGTGTCCTGCTCCTCTGAGGGGGACGGTCCTCAGTACAGCTGGACTCTGGAcggacacacacatagagacactgAGGCCTCTCCTGGTGACAAGACAAACACCATTACACTGAAGAGAGGCCAGTCTGGAGATCTCACGTGCACCGTCAAAAACAACATCAACAGTGTTACTGTGAGCAAAATAATCTCCCCCTGTGAGG GGCTTATGTATGTTAACTGCACTTCCAACGGGACAAAGATATCAGAGTGGGTGATTGCCACTGGTAATACCCTGTGTATTGAACTTACAACAGTGGCACACACAACTGTGACAAATGCCTTCACCAGTAAAACAGAGGCAACCAAAG AGATCATAGGGATGGTAGCAGCGTCTCTGGCAGGCGTAGTCCTCGTCCTAGTGATGGTGTTGGCAGTTTACTGTGTCCAGAAGAAAAAGAAACCTCCAAAGACTTCAG ttcATGTTGACAGTCAGGATGTGGAATATGCGAATGTCAGGACACTGAAGAAGCAGATGAGACTGCAGGAAAGAAATGTGGAGTACGGACAGGTGAAAATTACTGGGGCTCCCCAGCAGCCATTGGAGGTGTTTGGACAGAATAAAACATTAGAGGGTCCCCGGTGGAAGGTAGGCACACCTGAGGAGGGGGACTGTGTGTACGCCAGGGTACGCAAAGGCCAGTGA
- the LOC112220775 gene encoding uncharacterized protein LOC112220775 isoform X3: MLIGWFPSMNFNSVKSLKWLHGMVTSCNATQNMLCYGPLGGTVYLQLMNDATGSELTFKKDPTEIFKSDGHYLDTRVVQLIIGGGSYCTARGSPVAVVLVLAVVVGAYCIHKRRNPPQASGMETPCDATLDGAQCYGTLGGTDSLQLMTIRSGGGSRVSGSRSPCPSDGVGSLLCLEEQDTSKDFSQDVEYTDVRILKKQMRQKERKVDYGQVEGGPRQPMEMEYGQIKTLEGPQWKTHLRRGTVCTPGYAKASEQGISHLSPFSLCIYTCVFCLPVASLSSPVKSYKCIPVYVFCALVFVFPGLHSFYHSACPDPETAFHSVPF, encoded by the exons ATGCTGATTGGCTGGTTTCCTTctatgaactttaactcagtaaaatctttgaaatggttgcatg GAATGGTGACCTCCTGTAATGCTACACAGAACATGTTGTGTTACGGACCTCTGGGAGGAACTGTCTATCTCCAGCTGATGAATGATGCCACAGGATCCGAACTCACATTCAAAAAAGACCCCACTG AAATCTTCAAGTCAGATGGACATTACTTGGACACGAGAGTAGTACAACTGATAATTGGAG GAGGATCTTATTGCACTGCCAGAGGATCACCAGTAGCTGTGGTCCTGGTCCTTGCAGTGGTGGTGGGAGCTTACTGTATTCACAAGAGGAGGAACCCTCCACAGGCATCAG GCATGGAGACCCCCTGTGATGCTACACTGGATGGAGCTCAGTGTTATGGAACTCTGGGAGGAACTGACTCTCTCCAGCTGATGACCATT AGATCGGGGGGTGGTAGCAGGGTCTCTGGCAGCCGTAGTCCTTGTCCTAGTGATGGTGTTGGCAGTTTGCTGTGTTTAGAAGAACAAGACACCTCCAAAGACTTCAG TCAGGATGTGGAATACACTGATGTCAGGATACTGAAGAAGCAGATGAGACAGAAGGAAAGAAAGGTGGATTACGGACAGGTGGAGGGGGGTCCCCGGCAGCCAATGGAGATGGAGTATGGACAGATTAAAACATTAGAGGGTCCCCAGTGGAAGACACACCTGAGGAGGGGGACTGTGTGTACGCCAGGGTACGCAAAGGCCAGTGAGCAAG GTATCTCCCATTTGTCCCCATtttctctgtgtatttatacctgtgttttctgtttgcctgttgccagtttgtcttctCCCGTCAAGTCCTACAAGTGTATTCCTGTGTATGTTTTCTGTGCTCTAGTTTTTGTTTTTCCTGGTCTTCACAGTTtttaccattctgcctgccctgaccctgagactgccttcCATTCTGTACCTTTCTGA
- the LOC112220775 gene encoding uncharacterized protein LOC112220775 isoform X4, translated as MLIGWFPSMNFNSVKSLKWLHGMVTSCNATQNMLCYGPLGGTVYLQLMNDATGSELTFKKDPTGGSYCTARGSPVAVVLVLAVVVGAYCIHKRRNPPQASGMETPCDATLDGAQCYGTLGGTDSLQLMTIRSGGGSRVSGSRSPCPSDGVGSLLCLEEQDTSKDFSQDVEYTDVRILKKQMRQKERKVDYGQVEGGPRQPMEMEYGQIKTLEGPQWKTHLRRGTVCTPGYAKASEQGISHLSPFSLCIYTCVFCLPVASLSSPVKSYKCIPVYVFCALVFVFPGLHSFYHSACPDPETAFHSVPF; from the exons ATGCTGATTGGCTGGTTTCCTTctatgaactttaactcagtaaaatctttgaaatggttgcatg GAATGGTGACCTCCTGTAATGCTACACAGAACATGTTGTGTTACGGACCTCTGGGAGGAACTGTCTATCTCCAGCTGATGAATGATGCCACAGGATCCGAACTCACATTCAAAAAAGACCCCACTG GAGGATCTTATTGCACTGCCAGAGGATCACCAGTAGCTGTGGTCCTGGTCCTTGCAGTGGTGGTGGGAGCTTACTGTATTCACAAGAGGAGGAACCCTCCACAGGCATCAG GCATGGAGACCCCCTGTGATGCTACACTGGATGGAGCTCAGTGTTATGGAACTCTGGGAGGAACTGACTCTCTCCAGCTGATGACCATT AGATCGGGGGGTGGTAGCAGGGTCTCTGGCAGCCGTAGTCCTTGTCCTAGTGATGGTGTTGGCAGTTTGCTGTGTTTAGAAGAACAAGACACCTCCAAAGACTTCAG TCAGGATGTGGAATACACTGATGTCAGGATACTGAAGAAGCAGATGAGACAGAAGGAAAGAAAGGTGGATTACGGACAGGTGGAGGGGGGTCCCCGGCAGCCAATGGAGATGGAGTATGGACAGATTAAAACATTAGAGGGTCCCCAGTGGAAGACACACCTGAGGAGGGGGACTGTGTGTACGCCAGGGTACGCAAAGGCCAGTGAGCAAG GTATCTCCCATTTGTCCCCATtttctctgtgtatttatacctgtgttttctgtttgcctgttgccagtttgtcttctCCCGTCAAGTCCTACAAGTGTATTCCTGTGTATGTTTTCTGTGCTCTAGTTTTTGTTTTTCCTGGTCTTCACAGTTtttaccattctgcctgccctgaccctgagactgccttcCATTCTGTACCTTTCTGA
- the LOC112220775 gene encoding uncharacterized protein LOC112220775 isoform X1, producing MLIGWFPSMNFNSVKSLKWLHGMVTSCNATQNMLCYGPLGGTVYLQLMNDATGSELTFKKDPTGAKTVIFRIKQNKIVHEFIKARSEFFINNGTFKINNTERSDSAEYSLEIFKSDGHYLDTRVVQLIIGGGSYCTARGSPVAVVLVLAVVVGAYCIHKRRNPPQASGMETPCDATLDGAQCYGTLGGTDSLQLMTIRSGGGSRVSGSRSPCPSDGVGSLLCLEEQDTSKDFSQDVEYTDVRILKKQMRQKERKVDYGQVEGGPRQPMEMEYGQIKTLEGPQWKTHLRRGTVCTPGYAKASEQGISHLSPFSLCIYTCVFCLPVASLSSPVKSYKCIPVYVFCALVFVFPGLHSFYHSACPDPETAFHSVPF from the exons ATGCTGATTGGCTGGTTTCCTTctatgaactttaactcagtaaaatctttgaaatggttgcatg GAATGGTGACCTCCTGTAATGCTACACAGAACATGTTGTGTTACGGACCTCTGGGAGGAACTGTCTATCTCCAGCTGATGAATGATGCCACAGGATCCGAACTCACATTCAAAAAAGACCCCACTGGTGCGAAAACAGTGATATTcagaataaaacaaaacaaaattgtCCATGAATTCATTAAAGCCAGATCAGAGTTCTTTATCAATAATGggacatttaaaataaataacacaGAGAGGAGTGATTCTGCTGAATATTCTTTAGAAATCTTCAAGTCAGATGGACATTACTTGGACACGAGAGTAGTACAACTGATAATTGGAG GAGGATCTTATTGCACTGCCAGAGGATCACCAGTAGCTGTGGTCCTGGTCCTTGCAGTGGTGGTGGGAGCTTACTGTATTCACAAGAGGAGGAACCCTCCACAGGCATCAG GCATGGAGACCCCCTGTGATGCTACACTGGATGGAGCTCAGTGTTATGGAACTCTGGGAGGAACTGACTCTCTCCAGCTGATGACCATT AGATCGGGGGGTGGTAGCAGGGTCTCTGGCAGCCGTAGTCCTTGTCCTAGTGATGGTGTTGGCAGTTTGCTGTGTTTAGAAGAACAAGACACCTCCAAAGACTTCAG TCAGGATGTGGAATACACTGATGTCAGGATACTGAAGAAGCAGATGAGACAGAAGGAAAGAAAGGTGGATTACGGACAGGTGGAGGGGGGTCCCCGGCAGCCAATGGAGATGGAGTATGGACAGATTAAAACATTAGAGGGTCCCCAGTGGAAGACACACCTGAGGAGGGGGACTGTGTGTACGCCAGGGTACGCAAAGGCCAGTGAGCAAG GTATCTCCCATTTGTCCCCATtttctctgtgtatttatacctgtgttttctgtttgcctgttgccagtttgtcttctCCCGTCAAGTCCTACAAGTGTATTCCTGTGTATGTTTTCTGTGCTCTAGTTTTTGTTTTTCCTGGTCTTCACAGTTtttaccattctgcctgccctgaccctgagactgccttcCATTCTGTACCTTTCTGA
- the LOC112220775 gene encoding uncharacterized protein LOC112220775 isoform X2, whose protein sequence is MFMMFGLLIMSAESAYGMVTSCNATQNMLCYGPLGGTVYLQLMNDATGSELTFKKDPTGAKTVIFRIKQNKIVHEFIKARSEFFINNGTFKINNTERSDSAEYSLEIFKSDGHYLDTRVVQLIIGGGSYCTARGSPVAVVLVLAVVVGAYCIHKRRNPPQASGMETPCDATLDGAQCYGTLGGTDSLQLMTIRSGGGSRVSGSRSPCPSDGVGSLLCLEEQDTSKDFSQDVEYTDVRILKKQMRQKERKVDYGQVEGGPRQPMEMEYGQIKTLEGPQWKTHLRRGTVCTPGYAKASEQGISHLSPFSLCIYTCVFCLPVASLSSPVKSYKCIPVYVFCALVFVFPGLHSFYHSACPDPETAFHSVPF, encoded by the exons ATGTTTATGATGTTTGGACTTCTGATTATGTCAGCAGAATCCGCTTATG GAATGGTGACCTCCTGTAATGCTACACAGAACATGTTGTGTTACGGACCTCTGGGAGGAACTGTCTATCTCCAGCTGATGAATGATGCCACAGGATCCGAACTCACATTCAAAAAAGACCCCACTGGTGCGAAAACAGTGATATTcagaataaaacaaaacaaaattgtCCATGAATTCATTAAAGCCAGATCAGAGTTCTTTATCAATAATGggacatttaaaataaataacacaGAGAGGAGTGATTCTGCTGAATATTCTTTAGAAATCTTCAAGTCAGATGGACATTACTTGGACACGAGAGTAGTACAACTGATAATTGGAG GAGGATCTTATTGCACTGCCAGAGGATCACCAGTAGCTGTGGTCCTGGTCCTTGCAGTGGTGGTGGGAGCTTACTGTATTCACAAGAGGAGGAACCCTCCACAGGCATCAG GCATGGAGACCCCCTGTGATGCTACACTGGATGGAGCTCAGTGTTATGGAACTCTGGGAGGAACTGACTCTCTCCAGCTGATGACCATT AGATCGGGGGGTGGTAGCAGGGTCTCTGGCAGCCGTAGTCCTTGTCCTAGTGATGGTGTTGGCAGTTTGCTGTGTTTAGAAGAACAAGACACCTCCAAAGACTTCAG TCAGGATGTGGAATACACTGATGTCAGGATACTGAAGAAGCAGATGAGACAGAAGGAAAGAAAGGTGGATTACGGACAGGTGGAGGGGGGTCCCCGGCAGCCAATGGAGATGGAGTATGGACAGATTAAAACATTAGAGGGTCCCCAGTGGAAGACACACCTGAGGAGGGGGACTGTGTGTACGCCAGGGTACGCAAAGGCCAGTGAGCAAG GTATCTCCCATTTGTCCCCATtttctctgtgtatttatacctgtgttttctgtttgcctgttgccagtttgtcttctCCCGTCAAGTCCTACAAGTGTATTCCTGTGTATGTTTTCTGTGCTCTAGTTTTTGTTTTTCCTGGTCTTCACAGTTtttaccattctgcctgccctgaccctgagactgccttcCATTCTGTACCTTTCTGA